A region of Myxococcus stipitatus DSM 14675 DNA encodes the following proteins:
- a CDS encoding cation:proton antiporter — MYLFASAAPPFLQEIVVLIAAGALVAYVGHRFRLVPIVGFLLAGALIGPNSLGLVKDQELVNSAAELGVILLLFSIGLEFSLEKLTRLKKLLFGGGGLQVGLASVGMMGLLMLFGVAWRPALFTGFLVALSSTAIVLKLLGDRGETSSEVGQVSLGLLIFQDLAVVMMVLLVPVLSGIGDTPWHFVGAFGKALGIIVAVLVVARRLMPRLLEVVARTCSPELFLLTVIAVCFGTAYLTSLAGVSVSLGAFLAGLVVSESRFSEHAFGEILPLQILFSATFFVSVGMLLDAGFLVQHLPEVLLAIVAVLLVKVVTTGISVLALGYRAPVAVEASLLLAQVGEFSFVLERSGRKLGLFPAGIPDGSHAFIAATVMLMVFTPMLSRSGVWAGGQLKRRRQLAVAQSGPTTDEAEALASESFARFENHAIVAGYGEGARRLSRVLRGSGIPFLVTTLSPQGANEAEAEGMSVLRGDYARQRTLRVAGVQRAKLLLVVDDDASRARHVVAVARMENPTLRLVARVRMVSEVDPVRSAGADVVVCEEMEGLVAVLTSVLEDYRQSPKDIEDNEDAVRRSGYAALRQPLALEKPLLICALEEGCLSWRKVTIRPGAPVVGESVETLSARAGGALKLLELRREGEVLSHVTEHTRLEAGDELSLKGSAEAFERVAELFRAPPPEGLEAERPSTSTPPRTAAELIDTEATYEFRPRAGTGPCGHLDQLRPVRPRTRGCEECLKLHDTWVHLRLCLTCGKVGCCDDSKNKHATGHFHDTAHPLICSLEPGEQWGWCYEDKVQLEREP, encoded by the coding sequence ATGTACCTATTCGCCTCCGCCGCGCCTCCGTTCCTGCAAGAGATTGTCGTGTTGATTGCCGCCGGCGCCTTGGTGGCCTACGTCGGCCATCGCTTCCGGTTGGTGCCCATTGTCGGCTTCCTGCTCGCGGGGGCGTTGATTGGTCCCAACTCGCTGGGACTGGTGAAGGACCAGGAGCTGGTGAACTCGGCCGCGGAGCTGGGCGTCATCCTCCTGCTGTTCAGCATCGGCCTCGAGTTCAGCCTGGAGAAGCTGACCCGACTGAAGAAGCTCTTGTTTGGCGGGGGAGGGCTTCAGGTGGGCCTCGCCTCCGTGGGCATGATGGGTCTGCTCATGTTGTTCGGCGTGGCCTGGCGCCCCGCGCTCTTCACCGGCTTCCTGGTGGCGCTGTCCTCCACCGCCATCGTTTTGAAGCTGCTGGGAGACCGGGGCGAGACGTCATCCGAAGTCGGCCAGGTGTCCCTGGGGCTGCTCATCTTCCAGGACCTCGCCGTGGTGATGATGGTGCTGTTGGTCCCCGTCCTCTCGGGCATCGGGGACACGCCGTGGCACTTCGTCGGAGCCTTCGGCAAGGCGCTGGGAATCATCGTCGCCGTGCTCGTCGTCGCGCGCCGGTTGATGCCGCGCCTGCTGGAGGTCGTGGCGCGCACCTGTTCACCGGAGCTGTTCCTGCTCACCGTCATCGCCGTGTGTTTCGGCACCGCGTACCTCACCAGCCTCGCGGGGGTGAGCGTCTCCCTGGGGGCCTTTCTCGCGGGCCTCGTGGTGAGCGAGAGCCGCTTCAGCGAGCACGCCTTCGGCGAAATCCTCCCGCTCCAGATTCTCTTCAGCGCGACGTTCTTCGTCTCCGTGGGAATGTTGCTGGACGCCGGATTCCTGGTGCAGCACCTGCCCGAGGTGCTGCTGGCCATCGTCGCGGTGCTCCTGGTCAAGGTCGTGACGACGGGCATCAGCGTGCTGGCGCTGGGCTATCGCGCACCGGTGGCGGTAGAAGCCTCGCTGCTGCTGGCCCAGGTGGGAGAGTTCTCGTTCGTGCTGGAGCGCAGCGGCCGGAAGCTGGGGCTGTTCCCCGCGGGCATTCCCGATGGCTCCCATGCCTTCATCGCGGCCACCGTGATGTTGATGGTGTTCACGCCGATGCTGTCTCGATCGGGCGTCTGGGCGGGAGGACAGCTCAAGCGGCGTCGCCAGCTCGCCGTCGCCCAGAGCGGGCCGACGACGGATGAAGCCGAGGCCCTCGCGTCCGAGTCCTTCGCTCGCTTCGAGAACCACGCCATCGTCGCGGGCTACGGAGAAGGCGCGCGGCGGTTGTCTCGGGTGCTGCGAGGCTCGGGGATCCCCTTCCTCGTCACCACCCTGAGTCCCCAGGGGGCGAACGAAGCAGAGGCCGAGGGCATGTCCGTGCTGCGAGGAGACTACGCCCGACAGCGCACCCTGCGCGTCGCGGGCGTCCAGCGCGCCAAGCTCCTCCTCGTCGTGGATGACGACGCGAGCAGGGCCCGGCACGTGGTCGCCGTGGCACGAATGGAGAACCCGACGCTGCGGCTCGTGGCGAGGGTTCGCATGGTCTCGGAGGTGGACCCGGTGCGCTCGGCCGGAGCGGACGTCGTGGTCTGCGAGGAGATGGAGGGCCTGGTCGCCGTGTTGACCTCGGTGCTCGAGGACTATCGCCAGTCGCCGAAGGACATCGAGGACAACGAGGACGCCGTGCGTCGCTCGGGCTATGCGGCGCTGAGGCAGCCGCTCGCGCTCGAGAAGCCGCTGCTCATCTGTGCGCTGGAGGAGGGCTGCCTGAGCTGGCGCAAGGTGACGATTCGCCCTGGGGCACCCGTGGTCGGCGAGTCCGTGGAGACGCTGAGCGCACGCGCGGGAGGCGCCCTCAAGCTCCTGGAGCTGCGCCGCGAGGGTGAGGTGCTCTCCCATGTGACGGAGCACACGCGCCTCGAAGCGGGAGATGAGCTCTCCCTCAAGGGCTCGGCCGAGGCGTTCGAGCGTGTCGCCGAGCTGTTCCGCGCACCTCCCCCAGAGGGGCTCGAGGCCGAGCGCCCCTCGACTTCCACTCCGCCTCGCACGGCGGCCGAGCTCATCGACACGGAGGCCACGTACGAGTTCCGACCTCGCGCGGGCACGGGGCCCTGTGGGCACCTCGACCAGCTTCGCCCGGTCCGTCCACGGACCCGAGGCTGTGAGGAGTGCCTCAAGCTCCATGACACCTGGGTCCACCTCCGCCTGTGTCTGACGTGCGGGAAGGTGGGGTGCTGCGACGACTCCAAGAACAAACACGCGACGGGCCACTTCCACGACACAGCCCATCCGCTCATCTGCTCGCTCGAGCCGGGCGAGCAGTGGGGCTGGTGCTACGAGGACAAGGTCCAGCTCGAGCGCGAGCCCTAG
- a CDS encoding myxosortase-dependent M36 family metallopeptidase — translation MRRLVAKLSGMALVLSGTSSMARTLPNYDAYLEAMPTARTSLSRLKPKDADTQVGVTHRDSLTGAPRFVWARGQGGGEDRAKLRQRYEGMAPDAAALTQLNDYSDLYGVPSFEAAGARVSAVRQLGQGVKVVTVAQEVAGIEVFRHNLKLLMNQANEVVTISGSLSPHVSSAKASEKLRFTLPATSAIALAYEDLTGRPLDGSLLTGVKGAKKGGRYSHFDLAMYARPLEEGLVAPARSKQIYYVLRDALLPAYYLELETGREGSVESDTYSYVISAQDGRVLSRKNLREDAAFSYRVFADATAPFTPHDGPAGNTATPHPTGTPTVFSPAFVAPSLVTLQNAPFSQNDPWLPAGATETTGNNVDAYADLVTPNGYGAGDLRPVVTAPGVFDRTMQFDIAPNANPEQIAAATTSLFFVNNWLHDWFYDSGFDELAGNAQRDNYGRGGEAGDPVIAQAQDYGGVNNANMSTPADGASPQMQMYLFNGVRHAVLTVNAPATVAGDIAPGVAYQLGPQTFDTTGDVVLAQDPANPAGPLSTDACSPLTNAAEVAGKIAVDVGTCTLLVKITNAQAAGAAGVLIASDVSDWRANISGTSAAITIPSMRVTRAEGNRIRNAEGLNVRMFREPTLQQDGTIDNIIVAHEWGHYMSNRLIQDAAGLVNNQGRAMGEGWADFTALLMVTRAEDIEVPSNANWNGAYGAAEYATRGNSPASAFFGIRRVTYSSDMTKNALTFRHIADSSALPTTAPTIPGSPNSQVHNSGEVWATMLWEVYTSLLRAHPFAEAQARMKRYLVLGYMQTPYAPTYLEARDAILAGAYVNDPEDAQRIWTAFAKRGAGVGAEAPPSSSRNHEGVVESFRLGASLRMVSAVLADDLPTGSCDRDGVLDNGETGRIIITMTNIGSAPARDASATVTSRTRGVSIGNGGALRFPEIPPFGEVSVAIPVTLSGAAPSTTAEFILAFRDEHQATPGDVIETLYAMTNQDEAPGTTKVETVQSNIATIPWEFESSEDPRLNEWYFGYAYVDDNKLNRGFHGRDVAVPADFWLKTPPLQVSATEPFVVTFEHAYQFETNQTNLRHYDGAVIEITQDEGATWTDIGTPLYGGVLYNVPEGTNPLKGRNALVNVSPNFPSLMAATLDLGTAYAGQTVQIRFRIGTDDGTSAEGWTLDNLAFRGIDNTPFTGFVADNNVCVNRPPVANAGPDLAVDERTPVTVAGSGTDADGNTLTYTWTQTTGPAVALAGADTPTVTFTAPEVPSDRDIVLRLRVSDGTLATTDTVTVRVRNVNRAPTVNAGVDASVDERGPVTLSGSASDVDGDGLSYLWTQVSGPPVALAGYTAASATFTAPEVTFDTTLTFRLAVSDGKVSVSDTVDVVVLHVNRAPVVTASSVSVDERSTASLLATASDADGDALTYAWSQVSGSPVTLMNANTATASFSTGEVATNTVLGFRVTVSDGTAEASHDVTVDVRHINRAPTVNAGLDGSVNERAQGTLSGSASDADGDSLTYTWVQTAGTPVALSNATSAVATFVAPETVTGETLTFRLSVSDGSALASDTVDVQVSPVNRAPVVTASSTSANERSTASLTATGADPDGDSLTYSWERVSGPQVTLENANTATVSFATGEVTADDVVTLRVTVSDGTATASHEVAVTVLNVNRAPTVGAGADGTVVARDQYTLAGTANDADGDSLTYAWVQTSGTPVALANATSPSASFTAPDGSGTLTFRLIVNDGVHWVSDSVDVVVAGENRLPVVTASAVTADERTTVSLVAQATDPDGDALTYAWIQVHGDSVTLENANTATASFRAGDVSSSAELRFRVTVSDGTNNVSKEVTVTLRNVNRAPVANAGAAATAQSGAAVTLNGSASSDPDGTAVTYQWTQVSGPSVALSSATVAQPTFTAPTVTAERDLVFSLVVSDGAVSSAASLVVVTVTSVPVPNREPVALARIIVNGDQTSMTLDGSGSSDADGDALTYKWEQTSGPRVTLNEANKAVISVDVPDLDGDSATFTFKLTVTDSKNASHSTTAQATASPEEEGGCSATGSGAPMGMMALALLSLLHRRRRSN, via the coding sequence GTGAGAAGGTTGGTTGCCAAGCTGTCAGGCATGGCGCTGGTGCTTTCGGGTACCAGCTCCATGGCTCGGACACTTCCGAACTACGACGCATATCTCGAGGCGATGCCCACGGCCCGTACGTCCCTGAGCCGCCTCAAGCCCAAGGACGCTGACACGCAGGTGGGTGTCACGCATCGGGACTCGCTGACGGGTGCGCCTCGCTTCGTGTGGGCGCGAGGTCAGGGGGGTGGCGAGGACCGGGCGAAGCTGCGCCAGCGGTATGAAGGCATGGCGCCCGACGCGGCCGCGCTCACGCAGCTCAACGACTACTCGGACCTGTACGGCGTCCCGTCGTTCGAGGCGGCGGGAGCTCGGGTCTCCGCGGTGCGCCAACTGGGCCAGGGCGTGAAGGTCGTCACGGTGGCGCAGGAGGTCGCGGGCATCGAGGTGTTCCGCCACAACCTCAAGCTGCTGATGAACCAGGCCAACGAGGTGGTGACCATCTCGGGTTCCCTGTCGCCGCACGTGTCGTCGGCGAAGGCCAGCGAGAAGCTCCGATTCACGCTGCCGGCCACCTCCGCGATTGCGCTGGCGTACGAGGACCTCACCGGGAGGCCGCTCGACGGCAGTCTGCTGACGGGTGTGAAGGGCGCGAAGAAGGGCGGGCGCTACTCGCACTTCGACCTGGCGATGTATGCGCGGCCGTTGGAGGAGGGGCTGGTCGCTCCCGCGCGCTCCAAGCAGATCTACTACGTACTCCGGGACGCGCTGCTCCCCGCGTACTACCTGGAGCTGGAGACGGGCCGAGAGGGCAGCGTCGAGTCGGACACCTACTCGTACGTCATCTCCGCGCAGGATGGCCGGGTGCTGTCGCGCAAGAACCTGCGCGAGGACGCGGCCTTCAGCTACCGCGTCTTCGCGGATGCCACGGCGCCCTTCACGCCGCATGACGGCCCCGCGGGCAACACCGCCACGCCGCATCCGACGGGCACGCCCACGGTCTTCTCCCCCGCGTTCGTCGCGCCGTCGCTGGTCACCTTGCAGAACGCTCCGTTCAGCCAGAACGACCCCTGGCTGCCCGCGGGCGCCACGGAGACCACCGGCAACAACGTGGATGCCTATGCCGACCTCGTCACGCCGAATGGCTACGGTGCGGGAGACCTCCGGCCCGTCGTCACCGCGCCGGGCGTGTTCGACCGGACGATGCAGTTCGACATCGCGCCGAACGCCAACCCCGAACAGATTGCCGCGGCGACCACCAGTTTGTTCTTCGTGAACAACTGGCTGCACGACTGGTTCTACGACTCCGGCTTCGACGAGCTCGCGGGCAATGCCCAGCGCGACAACTACGGACGGGGAGGGGAGGCGGGAGACCCGGTCATCGCGCAGGCCCAGGACTACGGCGGTGTGAACAACGCCAACATGTCCACGCCGGCGGATGGTGCCTCGCCGCAGATGCAGATGTACCTCTTCAACGGGGTGCGGCACGCCGTGCTGACGGTGAACGCGCCTGCCACTGTCGCGGGGGACATCGCGCCGGGCGTCGCGTACCAGCTCGGCCCCCAGACGTTCGACACCACGGGCGACGTGGTCCTCGCGCAGGACCCCGCGAATCCCGCGGGCCCGCTCTCCACGGACGCCTGCTCCCCGCTGACCAACGCCGCGGAGGTCGCTGGAAAGATTGCCGTCGACGTGGGCACCTGCACCCTGCTCGTGAAGATCACCAACGCCCAGGCCGCTGGCGCCGCGGGTGTCCTCATCGCCAGTGACGTGTCCGACTGGCGGGCGAACATCTCCGGGACGTCGGCCGCCATCACCATCCCCTCGATGCGCGTCACGCGGGCCGAAGGCAATCGCATCCGCAACGCCGAGGGACTGAACGTGCGGATGTTCCGGGAGCCGACCCTCCAGCAGGACGGCACCATCGACAACATCATCGTCGCGCACGAGTGGGGCCACTACATGAGCAACCGCCTCATCCAGGATGCGGCGGGCCTCGTCAACAACCAGGGCCGCGCCATGGGCGAGGGCTGGGCGGACTTCACCGCCCTGTTGATGGTGACGCGCGCGGAGGACATCGAGGTCCCCTCGAACGCGAACTGGAATGGTGCGTACGGCGCGGCGGAGTACGCCACGCGCGGCAACTCGCCGGCCAGCGCCTTCTTCGGCATCCGTCGCGTGACGTACTCGTCGGACATGACGAAGAACGCGCTGACGTTCCGCCACATCGCGGACTCGTCCGCCCTGCCGACCACCGCGCCCACGATTCCGGGCAGCCCCAACTCGCAGGTCCACAACTCCGGTGAGGTGTGGGCGACGATGCTCTGGGAGGTCTATACGTCGCTGCTGCGCGCGCACCCGTTCGCGGAGGCGCAGGCGCGCATGAAGCGCTACCTGGTGCTGGGCTACATGCAGACGCCCTATGCGCCGACCTATCTGGAAGCGCGTGACGCCATCCTCGCGGGCGCCTACGTCAACGACCCCGAGGATGCCCAGCGCATCTGGACGGCCTTCGCCAAGCGCGGCGCGGGTGTCGGCGCCGAGGCGCCTCCCTCCAGCTCCCGGAACCACGAAGGCGTGGTGGAGAGCTTCCGCCTGGGGGCTTCGCTGCGGATGGTGTCCGCGGTGCTCGCCGATGACCTGCCGACCGGCTCGTGTGACCGGGACGGCGTCCTCGACAACGGGGAGACGGGCCGCATCATCATCACGATGACGAACATCGGCTCGGCGCCCGCGCGGGATGCTTCCGCGACGGTGACGTCCCGGACTCGCGGTGTCTCCATCGGCAACGGCGGTGCGCTCCGCTTCCCGGAGATTCCTCCCTTCGGCGAGGTGTCGGTCGCCATTCCGGTGACCCTGTCGGGGGCCGCGCCGTCCACGACGGCGGAGTTCATCCTGGCCTTCCGCGACGAGCACCAGGCCACGCCGGGCGACGTGATCGAGACGCTGTATGCGATGACGAACCAGGACGAGGCGCCCGGCACCACGAAGGTCGAGACCGTCCAGTCCAACATCGCGACGATTCCGTGGGAGTTCGAGTCGAGCGAGGACCCTCGGCTCAACGAGTGGTACTTCGGCTACGCCTACGTCGACGACAACAAGCTCAACCGGGGCTTCCATGGCCGGGACGTGGCGGTGCCCGCGGACTTCTGGCTGAAGACGCCGCCGCTGCAGGTGAGCGCGACCGAGCCGTTCGTCGTCACCTTCGAGCATGCCTACCAGTTCGAGACGAACCAGACGAACCTCCGCCACTACGACGGCGCCGTCATCGAAATCACCCAGGATGAGGGCGCGACGTGGACGGATATCGGCACGCCGCTCTACGGGGGCGTGCTCTACAACGTCCCCGAGGGCACGAATCCGCTGAAGGGCCGCAACGCCCTGGTGAACGTGTCTCCCAACTTCCCCAGCCTCATGGCGGCGACGTTGGATCTGGGCACCGCCTACGCGGGCCAGACGGTGCAGATCCGCTTCCGCATCGGCACCGACGACGGCACGAGCGCGGAGGGCTGGACGCTGGACAACCTGGCCTTCCGAGGCATCGACAACACGCCGTTCACGGGCTTCGTGGCGGACAACAACGTGTGTGTGAACCGTCCGCCCGTCGCCAACGCGGGACCGGACCTGGCGGTGGACGAGCGCACGCCCGTCACCGTCGCTGGCAGCGGCACGGATGCCGACGGCAACACGCTCACCTATACGTGGACGCAGACCACGGGTCCGGCGGTCGCGCTGGCTGGAGCGGATACTCCGACCGTCACGTTCACCGCGCCGGAGGTTCCCTCGGACCGGGACATCGTCCTTCGCCTGCGCGTCTCGGACGGAACCCTGGCGACCACCGACACCGTGACGGTGCGCGTGCGCAACGTCAATCGCGCCCCCACGGTGAACGCGGGGGTGGATGCCTCGGTCGACGAGCGAGGCCCCGTCACCTTGTCCGGCTCGGCGAGCGACGTGGACGGTGATGGTCTCTCGTATCTCTGGACGCAGGTCTCGGGCCCGCCCGTCGCCCTGGCCGGTTACACGGCGGCCTCCGCCACCTTCACGGCGCCCGAGGTGACCTTCGACACGACGCTCACGTTCCGCCTCGCCGTGTCCGACGGCAAGGTCAGCGTGAGTGACACCGTCGACGTGGTCGTCCTGCACGTCAACCGCGCGCCGGTGGTGACGGCGTCGTCGGTGTCCGTGGATGAGCGGAGCACGGCCAGCCTCCTGGCCACGGCGTCCGACGCGGACGGCGATGCGCTGACGTATGCCTGGAGTCAGGTCTCGGGTTCGCCCGTGACGCTGATGAACGCCAACACCGCGACGGCCTCCTTCTCGACGGGAGAGGTGGCTACCAACACGGTCCTCGGCTTCCGCGTGACGGTTTCCGATGGCACGGCGGAGGCGTCGCATGACGTGACGGTGGACGTGCGCCACATCAACCGCGCGCCCACGGTGAACGCGGGTCTGGATGGCTCGGTGAACGAGCGCGCCCAGGGCACGCTGAGCGGCTCGGCGAGCGACGCGGATGGAGACAGCCTGACGTACACCTGGGTGCAGACGGCGGGCACGCCGGTGGCCCTCTCCAACGCCACGTCGGCGGTGGCCACGTTCGTCGCCCCCGAGACGGTGACGGGGGAGACGCTGACCTTCCGCCTCTCCGTGAGCGATGGCAGCGCCCTCGCGAGCGATACGGTGGATGTGCAGGTGTCCCCGGTGAATCGCGCGCCGGTGGTGACGGCTTCGTCCACTTCGGCCAACGAGCGGAGCACCGCCTCCCTCACCGCCACGGGGGCCGACCCCGATGGCGACTCGCTGACCTACTCGTGGGAGCGCGTCTCCGGTCCGCAGGTGACGCTGGAGAACGCCAACACCGCGACGGTCTCGTTCGCGACGGGCGAGGTGACGGCCGACGACGTCGTCACCCTGCGCGTCACGGTGAGCGATGGCACGGCGACGGCGTCGCATGAAGTGGCCGTGACGGTGCTCAACGTCAACCGTGCTCCGACGGTGGGCGCGGGTGCGGATGGCACCGTGGTCGCGCGCGATCAGTACACGCTCGCGGGCACGGCGAACGACGCGGACGGCGACAGCCTCACGTACGCCTGGGTGCAGACGTCCGGTACGCCCGTGGCCCTGGCGAATGCGACCAGCCCGAGTGCTTCGTTCACCGCGCCGGATGGCTCGGGGACGCTCACGTTCCGGCTCATCGTGAACGATGGCGTGCACTGGGTCAGTGACTCGGTGGACGTGGTCGTCGCGGGTGAGAACCGCCTGCCCGTGGTGACCGCCTCCGCGGTGACGGCCGATGAGCGGACCACCGTGTCCCTCGTGGCCCAGGCCACCGACCCGGATGGTGATGCACTGACGTACGCGTGGATCCAAGTGCATGGTGACTCCGTGACTCTCGAGAACGCCAACACCGCGACCGCGTCGTTCCGGGCGGGGGACGTGAGCTCCAGCGCGGAGCTCCGGTTCCGGGTGACGGTGTCCGACGGCACGAACAACGTGAGCAAGGAGGTGACGGTCACCCTGCGCAACGTGAATCGTGCGCCTGTCGCGAATGCGGGGGCCGCGGCGACGGCCCAGTCGGGTGCGGCCGTGACGCTCAATGGCAGTGCGAGCAGCGACCCGGATGGCACCGCCGTGACGTATCAGTGGACGCAGGTCAGCGGTCCGTCGGTGGCGCTGTCGAGTGCCACCGTGGCGCAGCCGACCTTCACCGCGCCGACGGTGACGGCGGAGCGCGACCTGGTGTTCAGCCTGGTGGTGAGCGATGGCGCGGTCAGCAGCGCGGCTTCGCTGGTGGTCGTCACCGTCACCTCCGTGCCCGTGCCGAATCGGGAGCCGGTGGCGCTGGCTCGCATCATCGTCAACGGGGACCAGACGTCGATGACGCTCGACGGCTCGGGCTCCAGCGATGCGGATGGGGATGCGCTCACGTACAAGTGGGAGCAGACGAGTGGCCCGCGCGTGACGCTCAACGAGGCGAACAAGGCGGTCATCAGCGTCGATGTCCCCGACCTCGACGGCGATAGCGCCACGTTCACCTTCAAGCTGACGGTGACGGACAGCAAGAACGCCAGCCACAGCACCACCGCGCAGGCCACCGCGTCTCCGGAGGAGGAGGGTGGCTGCTCGGCCACCGGCTCGGGTGCTCCGATGGGAATGATGGCGTTGGCGCTGCTCAGCCTGCTGCACCGCCGCCGTCGTTCGAACTGA
- a CDS encoding GFA family protein, whose amino-acid sequence MLHRWAPRYVRFMNQGGCFCGAIRYEVTAPMTAVTYCHCSKCRRWHGHVGAYSAVDREGFRLTESKGLKWHSVSSSAKRGFCVECGSSVLFDDSSDTRKISVCVGSLDAPTGLRGKAHIYVGSKSDYYEISDDLLKYDTFPQR is encoded by the coding sequence TTGTTGCATCGCTGGGCGCCGCGCTACGTCCGCTTCATGAACCAGGGCGGATGCTTCTGTGGTGCGATTCGATACGAAGTGACGGCACCGATGACGGCGGTGACGTACTGCCACTGTTCGAAGTGCCGACGGTGGCATGGGCACGTCGGGGCCTACTCCGCGGTGGACCGCGAGGGCTTCCGGCTGACGGAGTCGAAGGGCCTCAAGTGGCACTCCGTCTCCTCCTCGGCGAAGCGCGGCTTCTGCGTCGAGTGTGGCTCCAGCGTGCTCTTCGACGACAGCTCCGACACGCGGAAGATATCCGTCTGCGTGGGCTCGCTCGATGCGCCCACGGGCCTGCGTGGGAAGGCCCACATCTACGTGGGCAGCAAGAGCGACTACTATGAGATCTCCGACGACCTGCTGAAGTACGACACCTTTCCCCAGCGGTGA
- a CDS encoding S1 RNA-binding domain-containing protein has protein sequence MGPKKPKATFGDVMLGIPSGGSGRGEGGGRSGGGGRGGERGGPGQGRDAQPRPEGGAPREDRRPPRGGGERRGGGERRPSGPMVVVKRATGAIETRGPVSESPAEGTATAEATTAAAEASGSAPAPRPVTPTPAPVSALYEEVPESESFAEMFEAQAKEGGAPGRRGVRLGEKVKGTIFQLGADTAFVSLEGASKSEAMIELRELKDDEGILRFGVGDSLEAHVIELGAKGIVLSRALAKGSASMALLAEARASGMPVEGMVLSVNKGGVEVAIGDVRAFCPISQLDLRYVEKPDQFIGEKLKFRVTEVRERNVVLSRRSLLEDEQRQLATETRKNLAEGRVVKGKVTGVRDFGAFVDLGGVEGMIPVSELSYTRVGHPSDVLKVGDDVEVEILRMEAAQPNSPDKAKQKERITLSMRSRQEDPFKKALSEIKEGDRLQGKVVRLQQFGAFVELRPGVDGLVHISALSDRRIAHPRDVVQVGETVWVAVEKIDPNEKRIGLRRITEEEAQRPPEERQAPVAAEKAAAPAAPAAPRPKVGQVVVGKIDRIEPYGVFLAFPGGKGLLPASETGTERGTDMRKHFALGQEVKVAILDIDASGKIRLSVTAAVRAEERAEVEAWQKTQQPQGAGKKGFGTFADLFSKSGK, from the coding sequence ATGGGCCCCAAGAAGCCGAAGGCGACTTTCGGCGACGTGATGCTCGGCATCCCCTCGGGCGGCAGCGGCCGTGGCGAGGGCGGAGGCCGTAGCGGTGGTGGCGGTCGCGGTGGCGAGCGCGGAGGTCCTGGTCAGGGCCGCGACGCGCAGCCTCGTCCCGAGGGTGGGGCGCCGCGCGAGGACCGCCGTCCTCCCCGAGGAGGCGGAGAGCGCCGCGGGGGTGGCGAGCGCCGGCCGTCCGGTCCGATGGTCGTCGTGAAGCGCGCGACGGGTGCCATCGAGACGCGCGGCCCGGTGAGCGAGTCGCCCGCGGAGGGCACCGCGACGGCGGAGGCCACGACGGCCGCGGCGGAGGCCTCTGGCTCCGCGCCCGCGCCGCGCCCCGTGACGCCGACGCCGGCTCCCGTGTCCGCGCTGTACGAGGAGGTCCCCGAGTCCGAGTCCTTCGCCGAGATGTTCGAGGCGCAGGCCAAGGAGGGTGGGGCTCCCGGCCGCCGGGGCGTGCGCCTGGGCGAGAAGGTCAAGGGCACCATCTTCCAGCTCGGCGCGGACACCGCGTTCGTGTCGCTGGAGGGCGCGTCCAAGAGCGAGGCGATGATTGAGCTTCGCGAGCTGAAGGACGACGAGGGCATCCTGCGCTTCGGCGTGGGCGACAGCCTGGAGGCGCACGTCATCGAGCTGGGCGCCAAGGGAATCGTCCTGAGCCGCGCGCTGGCCAAGGGCAGCGCGTCCATGGCGCTGCTGGCCGAGGCCCGCGCGTCCGGCATGCCCGTCGAGGGCATGGTGCTGAGCGTGAACAAGGGCGGCGTCGAGGTCGCCATCGGCGACGTGCGCGCGTTCTGCCCCATCAGCCAGCTGGACCTGCGCTACGTCGAGAAGCCGGACCAGTTCATCGGCGAGAAGCTCAAGTTCCGCGTCACCGAGGTTCGTGAGCGCAACGTGGTGCTGTCGCGCCGCTCGCTGCTCGAGGATGAGCAGCGTCAGCTCGCCACCGAGACGCGCAAGAACCTGGCCGAGGGCCGCGTCGTCAAGGGCAAGGTCACCGGCGTGCGCGACTTCGGCGCGTTCGTGGACCTGGGCGGCGTCGAGGGCATGATTCCCGTCTCCGAGCTTTCGTACACGCGCGTGGGTCACCCCAGCGACGTGCTGAAGGTCGGCGATGACGTCGAGGTGGAGATCCTGCGCATGGAGGCCGCGCAGCCGAACTCGCCCGACAAGGCGAAGCAGAAGGAGCGCATCACGCTGTCCATGCGCTCGCGCCAGGAGGACCCGTTCAAGAAGGCGCTCTCCGAGATCAAGGAAGGCGACCGGCTGCAGGGCAAGGTCGTCCGGCTCCAGCAGTTCGGCGCGTTCGTGGAGCTGCGTCCGGGCGTGGATGGCCTGGTGCACATCTCCGCGCTGAGCGACCGCCGCATCGCGCACCCGCGCGACGTCGTCCAGGTGGGTGAGACCGTCTGGGTGGCCGTCGAGAAGATCGACCCGAACGAGAAGCGCATCGGCCTGCGTCGCATCACCGAGGAGGAGGCGCAGCGTCCTCCCGAGGAGCGTCAGGCTCCGGTGGCGGCGGAGAAGGCCGCGGCTCCCGCGGCTCCGGCCGCGCCGCGTCCCAAGGTGGGCCAGGTCGTCGTGGGCAAGATCGACCGCATCGAGCCCTACGGTGTGTTCCTCGCGTTCCCGGGGGGCAAGGGTCTGCTCCCCGCGAGCGAGACGGGCACCGAGCGCGGCACGGACATGCGCAAGCACTTCGCGCTGGGCCAGGAGGTGAAGGTGGCGATTCTCGACATCGACGCCTCCGGCAAGATTCGTCTGTCCGTCACCGCCGCCGTCCGCGCGGAGGAGCGCGCCGAGGTGGAGGCGTGGCAGAAGACGCAGCAGCCGCAGGGCGCGGGCAAGAAGGGCTTCGGCACGTTCGCCGATCTCTTCAGCAAGTCCGGCAAGTGA